One Beggiatoa leptomitoformis DNA segment encodes these proteins:
- a CDS encoding glycosyltransferase family 2 protein — MKTVSLLIPVYNEASFLPLLFQSIQQQDYPQAAIDIIAVDGHSTDTSFSLLKAYQQQIPKLTVLSNPRRSAPSSLNMAIQIAQGDYLIRMDSHTEYAPDYIRQCVAALDKTGADNVGGHIRIKATNRVAQAIALATTSLFGVGNSQFHYTDQEGYVDTVYLGAYRRQVFTTIGYYDENLIGAEDDELNYRLIKQGGKIYLTAAIQSYYYPRDSLKKLWRQYFQYGYGKFGVIRKHTLPTSIRHLIPALFVLSLLIGILSSFYHGLGLYLLLPVIVSYLFALTIFTLQTTYKTTLSLFGLVALVFITLHLSYGIGFLTASATQLSKHLRH; from the coding sequence ATGAAAACCGTTAGCCTTTTAATCCCTGTCTATAACGAAGCATCGTTTCTTCCCCTGCTTTTTCAATCTATTCAACAACAAGATTATCCACAAGCGGCAATAGATATTATCGCGGTGGATGGGCATTCCACCGATACTTCTTTCAGCCTACTAAAAGCGTATCAACAACAAATACCTAAATTAACCGTTTTGAGCAATCCACGCCGCAGCGCGCCTAGCAGTTTGAACATGGCGATTCAAATAGCACAAGGGGATTACTTAATTCGTATGGATAGTCATACAGAATATGCGCCTGATTATATAAGACAATGTGTTGCTGCCTTAGACAAAACAGGGGCAGACAATGTTGGTGGTCATATTCGTATTAAAGCGACAAACCGCGTTGCACAAGCCATTGCACTTGCGACAACATCCCTATTTGGCGTGGGAAATTCACAATTTCATTACACCGACCAAGAAGGCTATGTCGACACCGTTTATTTAGGTGCATATCGTCGCCAAGTATTTACTACGATTGGTTATTATGATGAAAATTTGATTGGTGCAGAAGATGATGAATTAAATTATCGCCTTATAAAACAAGGAGGGAAAATTTATCTAACGGCTGCAATTCAATCTTATTACTATCCACGAGATTCTTTAAAAAAACTGTGGCGACAATACTTTCAATACGGCTATGGGAAATTTGGCGTGATTCGCAAACACACCCTACCAACATCGATTCGTCACCTGATTCCCGCATTATTCGTTCTCAGTTTATTAATAGGCATACTAAGCAGCTTTTATCATGGCTTGGGGTTATACCTATTATTACCTGTTATTGTTAGCTATCTATTCGCGCTCACTATTTTTACCCTGCAAACAACGTATAAAACAACCCTATCATTGTTTGGCTTAGTCGCCTTGGTTTTTATCACATTGCACCTGAGTTATGGCATTGGATTTTTAACAGCAAGTGCTACACAATTATCAAAACACTTAAGACATTAG
- the cgtA gene encoding Obg family GTPase CgtA yields MKFVDEATIEVLAGKGGDGCLSFRREKFIPKGGPDGGDGGQGGSVYLIASIEFNTLVDFRYRRHFRAKNGQPGMGSQCYGKGGEDLYITVPIGTTVYDCDTDELLGDLVRADQTLLVAKGGLGGLGNIHFKSSVNRAPRKTTDGTIGEERTLRLELQVLADVGLLGMPNAGKSTFIRAVSAARPKVADYPFTTLHPHLGVVKIEEHRSFVMADIPGLIEGAAEGIGLGIKFLKHLSRTGLLLHVVDVAPLEEDPVDAVHIIEQELGKYSDALAEKKRWLVLNKVDLLAPEVQAQHCQAIIDRLQWQEPVFQVSAVTGQGCQELCYQIMQYLEAAKAEYAEREKNNLLIDPLLMDDEISSPE; encoded by the coding sequence ATGAAATTTGTTGATGAAGCCACAATTGAAGTACTCGCTGGTAAAGGGGGCGATGGTTGTCTTAGTTTTCGCCGTGAAAAATTTATTCCCAAAGGGGGGCCTGATGGCGGAGATGGCGGACAAGGGGGAAGCGTCTATCTTATTGCGTCTATTGAGTTTAATACCTTAGTTGATTTTCGTTATAGACGACATTTTCGGGCTAAAAATGGTCAGCCGGGAATGGGTAGCCAGTGTTATGGCAAAGGTGGGGAGGATTTATATATCACCGTCCCTATTGGAACTACCGTTTATGATTGTGATACCGATGAGTTATTGGGCGACTTAGTCCGTGCTGACCAAACCTTGTTAGTTGCAAAAGGGGGGTTGGGCGGTTTAGGCAATATTCATTTTAAAAGTAGCGTTAATCGCGCGCCACGCAAAACCACCGATGGCACGATTGGTGAGGAACGTACACTGCGTTTAGAACTGCAAGTATTAGCTGATGTAGGATTGTTAGGAATGCCTAACGCGGGTAAATCCACCTTTATTCGGGCGGTTTCCGCAGCACGTCCTAAAGTTGCAGATTATCCATTTACAACCTTGCATCCCCATTTAGGGGTTGTCAAAATTGAAGAACATCGCAGTTTTGTAATGGCAGACATCCCCGGTTTAATTGAAGGGGCGGCAGAAGGAATTGGTTTAGGTATCAAGTTTTTAAAACATTTATCGCGTACAGGCTTACTGTTGCATGTTGTTGATGTCGCACCGCTAGAAGAAGACCCTGTTGATGCGGTACATATTATCGAACAAGAGTTGGGAAAATACAGCGACGCATTAGCAGAAAAAAAACGCTGGTTAGTGTTGAATAAAGTTGATTTATTAGCCCCTGAGGTGCAAGCACAACACTGTCAAGCGATTATTGACCGTTTGCAGTGGCAAGAGCCTGTCTTTCAAGTTTCAGCAGTGACAGGACAAGGTTGTCAAGAATTGTGCTATCAAATCATGCAATACCTAGAAGCGGCTAAAGCTGAATATGCAGAGCGTGAAAAAAATAATCTGCTGATAGACCCTCTCTTGATGGATGACGAAATATCATCCCCTGAATAA
- the galE gene encoding UDP-glucose 4-epimerase GalE, with translation MKTILVVGGAGYIGSHIVKLLLKEKYRVITFDNLSTGYRHAVLGGEFFLGDLANRDDLRRVFQHYPIDGVMHFASFIQVGESVTHPDKYYQNNFVNTLNLLDIMLEQGVKACLFSSTAAIFGEPLYVPIDEKHPKNPANPYGRTKWMVEQLLNDYDRAYGLRAICLRYFNAAGADPECQLGECHEPETHLIPLVLQTASGRRKSITVFGQEYDTPDGTCIRDYVHIQDLCQAHLLALEQLLHGAPSDVYNLGNGAGFSVREVITSAQQVTQRNITVIYGASRAGDTARLVADATKARQQLGWNPQFADLSTIIQHAWQWELQQLQQKGRG, from the coding sequence ATGAAAACAATTTTGGTCGTGGGTGGTGCGGGTTATATTGGTTCACATATCGTTAAGCTATTGTTAAAAGAAAAATATCGTGTTATTACTTTTGATAATTTATCCACAGGTTATCGCCATGCGGTTTTAGGCGGCGAGTTTTTTCTTGGCGACTTAGCCAATCGTGATGATTTACGACGTGTTTTTCAACATTATCCGATTGATGGGGTTATGCACTTCGCATCATTTATTCAAGTTGGCGAATCCGTTACCCATCCTGACAAATACTATCAAAATAATTTTGTTAATACGCTAAATTTATTAGATATTATGCTAGAGCAAGGGGTGAAAGCCTGCCTTTTTTCCTCAACAGCCGCTATTTTTGGCGAACCGCTCTACGTACCGATTGATGAAAAACATCCAAAAAACCCTGCAAATCCTTATGGACGCACCAAATGGATGGTTGAACAACTCTTGAATGACTATGATAGGGCATACGGGTTGCGCGCTATTTGTTTACGTTATTTCAATGCGGCAGGGGCTGACCCAGAATGTCAGCTAGGGGAATGTCATGAACCTGAAACACATTTAATTCCGCTAGTATTACAGACAGCTTCTGGGCGACGCAAAAGTATCACGGTTTTTGGTCAAGAATATGACACCCCTGATGGCACTTGCATTCGGGATTATGTCCATATACAAGACTTATGCCAAGCGCATTTACTCGCCTTAGAACAGCTATTACACGGCGCGCCTAGCGATGTTTACAACTTAGGCAATGGTGCAGGGTTTTCAGTTCGTGAAGTGATTACAAGTGCGCAACAAGTCACACAGCGAAATATTACGGTTATTTATGGTGCAAGCCGTGCGGGCGATACCGCGCGATTAGTCGCTGATGCAACCAAAGCCCGCCAACAATTGGGTTGGAATCCACAATTTGCTGATTTATCAACTATTATTCAACATGCGTGGCAATGGGAATTGCAACAATTACAACAAAAGGGAAGAGGATGA
- the folA gene encoding type 3 dihydrofolate reductase codes for MKTPATKQGIISVIVAMNPQRIIGFNNKMPWHLPADLSYFRRITMGKPMVMGRKTYESIGKPLPGRQTIILSHQLDLHVEGCQVIHSLAEVLHVLHDYPELMVIGGGSVYATLLPYAQRLYLTIIEGEFVGDTYFPDYKPENWQVTQRETHAADAKNPFNYTFLVLERVN; via the coding sequence ATGAAAACACCTGCTACAAAACAGGGCATAATTAGCGTTATTGTTGCCATGAATCCCCAACGGATAATTGGATTTAATAACAAAATGCCTTGGCACTTACCCGCTGATTTAAGTTATTTTCGACGTATCACTATGGGAAAACCCATGGTTATGGGACGTAAAACCTATGAATCCATTGGTAAACCCCTACCGGGACGACAGACAATTATTCTCTCTCATCAACTTGATTTGCACGTTGAAGGCTGTCAAGTAATACACAGCTTGGCAGAAGTATTGCATGTTCTTCACGACTATCCAGAGCTTATGGTAATTGGTGGGGGCAGTGTTTACGCAACATTACTGCCTTATGCGCAACGACTTTACCTTACCATTATCGAAGGCGAGTTTGTAGGAGATACTTATTTCCCCGACTACAAACCCGAAAATTGGCAAGTAACGCAACGCGAAACACATGCTGCAGATGCAAAAAATCCATTTAATTATACATTTTTGGTTTTAGAGCGTGTAAATTGA
- a CDS encoding phosphoheptose isomerase: protein MDLLARVQHLFMASITLKTQALPLLAPVIVRAAEMLVMGFHQQKKVLSCGNGGSAGDAQHFSSEMLNRFERERVGLPAVALTTDSSTITSIANDYAYEQVFAKQIYALGQDGDILLAISTSGNSANVIQAIHAAHEKQMRVICLTGKDGGKMAELLSPEDIEIRVSSMSTARIQEVHLLIIHCLCDLIDRQLLGAE from the coding sequence ATGGACTTATTAGCACGAGTACAGCACTTATTTATGGCTAGCATCACATTGAAAACCCAAGCGTTGCCACTCCTTGCGCCTGTTATTGTTCGCGCCGCAGAAATGCTTGTTATGGGCTTTCATCAACAAAAGAAAGTTCTCAGTTGTGGCAATGGCGGTTCAGCAGGTGATGCGCAACATTTTTCCTCAGAAATGTTAAATCGCTTTGAACGGGAGCGTGTAGGCTTGCCCGCCGTTGCCTTGACAACCGATAGCTCGACTATTACCTCTATTGCTAATGATTATGCTTACGAACAAGTTTTTGCTAAACAGATTTATGCACTTGGACAAGATGGGGATATTCTCCTTGCCATCAGCACCAGTGGTAATTCTGCCAATGTGATTCAAGCCATTCATGCTGCACATGAAAAACAAATGCGTGTCATCTGCTTAACGGGAAAAGACGGGGGCAAAATGGCCGAATTATTGTCTCCTGAAGATATAGAAATTCGTGTATCCAGCATGTCAACGGCGCGTATTCAAGAAGTTCATTTATTAATTATCCATTGTTTATGTGATTTAATTGACAGACAGTTATTAGGAGCAGAATAG
- the gluQRS gene encoding tRNA glutamyl-Q(34) synthetase GluQRS has product MITTPLYRGRFAPSPTGYLHFGSLLTAVGSFLHARHHQGEWLVRIEDLDIPRNVQGASAAILDTLIQLGMYWDGEVWYQSQRLTHYQTALACLNTRQLTYPCICPRRLTTGMIYSGYCRTHPPASFLAHAIRLKTNTDIIRINDEIQGEIRQNLADSVGDFVLKRRDGIFAYQLAVVVDDAAQGITHIVRGVDLLDNTPRQCYLQTLLQYPTPYYAHLPLIVDTTGRKLSKQNHAPPINPTHPIPLLYQVLKLLGQQPPLFLYNSTLPTFWEWAIAHWDTRKIPPTQTLNPMTV; this is encoded by the coding sequence TTGATTACAACACCTCTTTATCGAGGGCGTTTCGCGCCTTCACCAACGGGCTATTTACATTTTGGCTCTTTGCTGACAGCAGTTGGTAGTTTTTTACATGCCCGCCATCATCAAGGTGAGTGGCTAGTTCGGATTGAAGATTTAGACATCCCGCGTAATGTGCAAGGGGCGAGTGCTGCCATACTAGATACCCTAATACAACTGGGAATGTATTGGGATGGAGAAGTATGGTATCAAAGCCAACGGCTTACGCATTATCAAACCGCGCTAGCATGTCTTAACACCCGTCAACTAACCTATCCTTGTATTTGTCCTCGCCGTTTAACAACGGGCATGATTTATTCAGGATACTGTCGTACACATCCCCCTGCGTCGTTTCTAGCACATGCTATTCGGTTAAAAACTAATACAGACATCATCCGCATTAACGATGAGATTCAAGGGGAAATCCGCCAAAATCTTGCCGACAGTGTAGGCGATTTTGTTTTAAAACGACGTGATGGCATTTTTGCATATCAACTCGCGGTTGTTGTTGATGATGCCGCGCAAGGTATTACACACATTGTGCGCGGCGTTGATTTGCTCGATAACACCCCCCGCCAATGCTACTTACAAACCCTGCTACAATACCCAACCCCATACTACGCCCACTTACCCCTAATTGTGGACACAACAGGGCGCAAACTGAGCAAACAAAACCACGCACCCCCCATTAATCCTACGCACCCCATCCCCCTGTTATATCAGGTACTCAAATTGTTAGGTCAACAACCGCCGCTTTTTTTATATAACAGCACGTTACCCACTTTTTGGGAATGGGCAATTGCCCATTGGGATACGCGAAAAATCCCACCCACTCAAACCTTAAACCCGATGACCGTATGA
- the dksA gene encoding RNA polymerase-binding protein DksA yields the protein MLDKSKDPVFKPYELVEGEEYMNDNQLKHFEEILLEWKKSLMEEVDRTVHHMQDDAANFPDPNDRATQEEEFTLELRTRDRERKLIKKIDESLQLIKTGDYGYCEACGVEVGVRRLEARPTATKCIDCKTLDEFREKQHA from the coding sequence ATGTTAGATAAAAGCAAAGACCCCGTATTTAAGCCCTACGAGTTAGTAGAAGGCGAAGAATACATGAATGATAATCAGTTGAAACACTTCGAAGAAATCTTACTCGAATGGAAAAAGAGTTTGATGGAAGAAGTTGATCGCACCGTACATCACATGCAAGATGATGCAGCGAACTTTCCTGACCCGAATGACCGCGCAACGCAAGAGGAAGAATTCACGCTGGAATTACGCACTCGTGACAGAGAACGTAAATTAATTAAGAAGATTGACGAATCTTTACAACTGATTAAAACAGGTGATTATGGTTATTGCGAAGCCTGCGGCGTAGAAGTTGGTGTGCGCCGTTTAGAAGCGCGACCTACTGCAACAAAATGTATTGATTGCAAAACGTTAGATGAATTTCGTGAAAAACAACACGCCTAA
- a CDS encoding RNA pyrophosphohydrolase, translating to MIDTDGYRLNVGIILVNREGRVFWAKRVGQNAWQFPQGGIKAHEKPEQAVYRELYEEVGLTSKHVKVVGCTKQWLRYNLPKNLIRYHQKPLCIGQKQMWFMLQLACDDSHVSLTSTNAPEFDRWKWVDYWYPLEEVVYFKRNVYENALEELQRFLPVSKKVVKVSLTTVGQSAVIVR from the coding sequence ATGATAGATACAGACGGTTACAGATTAAATGTCGGTATCATTCTCGTTAATCGGGAAGGGCGCGTTTTCTGGGCAAAAAGAGTAGGACAAAATGCGTGGCAGTTTCCACAAGGTGGCATTAAAGCCCACGAAAAACCCGAACAAGCGGTTTATCGTGAACTATATGAAGAAGTCGGTTTAACCAGTAAACACGTAAAAGTCGTTGGCTGTACCAAACAATGGCTACGCTACAACCTCCCAAAAAATCTTATCCGCTATCACCAAAAACCCCTGTGTATTGGGCAAAAGCAAATGTGGTTTATGCTACAACTGGCTTGTGATGATAGTCATGTTTCCCTAACCAGTACCAACGCCCCAGAGTTTGACAGATGGAAATGGGTTGATTACTGGTATCCACTTGAAGAAGTTGTCTATTTTAAACGCAATGTCTATGAAAATGCGTTGGAAGAACTACAACGTTTTCTCCCTGTTAGTAAAAAAGTGGTTAAAGTCTCTTTAACAACCGTTGGACAATCTGCCGTCATCGTCAGATAA
- a CDS encoding adenylate/guanylate cyclase domain-containing protein translates to MLVEFCRKIERTKEFQNFIIGTIFFSVFLVCLEGYPELLNSYGHLFYWLDHIIFIIFLIEIIIRIGTYGRQFGQFFLDKWNVFDFLLVAVYLLPSTHFAIFLRFVRILRLFRLLAIVQQREIEHLQNIQLSEKNHELVAAYRALAAEKAKSERLLLNILPHLVAQRLKEGTNIIADSYPNATVLFADLVGFTKLSASISPEGLVGLLDNIFCRFDRLVEKYDLEKIKTIGDAYMVVGGIPHALPHHSVNMAEMALEMLHEIHLFNQETGRSLQLRIGFHSGAVVAGVIGQKKFIYDLWGDTVNTASRMESHSLPDKIHVSDAIYQELHTQFTFESRGTLDIKGKGEMQTYFLLGRQTT, encoded by the coding sequence ATGCTGGTTGAGTTCTGTCGAAAAATTGAACGTACTAAAGAATTTCAAAACTTTATTATTGGTACTATCTTTTTTTCCGTTTTTCTTGTCTGCTTAGAAGGTTATCCCGAGCTGCTTAACAGTTACGGGCATCTTTTTTATTGGTTAGACCATATTATTTTTATCATTTTTTTAATAGAAATTATCATTCGTATCGGGACGTATGGACGACAATTTGGACAGTTTTTTCTAGACAAATGGAATGTTTTTGATTTTTTACTCGTTGCCGTTTACCTATTACCCAGTACCCATTTTGCTATTTTTCTTCGTTTTGTCCGTATATTACGACTATTTCGGCTACTGGCTATTGTGCAACAACGAGAAATAGAACATTTACAAAATATTCAATTATCAGAAAAAAATCATGAATTAGTCGCTGCTTATCGTGCTTTAGCGGCGGAAAAAGCCAAGTCAGAACGATTATTGCTTAATATTTTGCCCCATCTTGTGGCGCAACGCCTAAAAGAAGGCACGAATATCATTGCCGATAGTTATCCCAATGCAACCGTATTATTTGCTGATTTAGTTGGTTTTACCAAACTTTCCGCCAGCATCTCACCTGAAGGATTAGTTGGCTTATTAGATAATATTTTCTGTCGTTTTGACCGTTTAGTAGAAAAATATGATTTAGAAAAAATTAAAACGATTGGTGATGCCTATATGGTTGTGGGAGGAATTCCTCATGCGTTGCCACATCATTCTGTGAATATGGCAGAAATGGCATTGGAAATGTTGCATGAAATTCATTTATTTAACCAAGAAACAGGACGCAGTTTACAGTTACGTATAGGCTTCCATTCGGGAGCGGTTGTTGCGGGCGTGATTGGACAGAAAAAATTTATCTACGATTTATGGGGCGATACCGTTAATACCGCCAGTCGCATGGAATCGCACAGTTTGCCAGATAAAATCCACGTATCCGATGCAATTTATCAAGAACTGCACACCCAATTTACATTTGAATCACGTGGAACATTAGACATAAAAGGCAAAGGAGAAATGCAAACCTATTTTTTACTCGGACGGCAAACAACATGA